One Malassezia restricta chromosome VI, complete sequence genomic region harbors:
- a CDS encoding AMMECR1 family protein, producing the protein MREADRRHALFCFGVLRAALGLCAMPGDDELPDECVRLFVSWHLVTDGARHLRGCIGTFEPQPLAQGLRAYAIRSACHDKRFPPICAAELERLACTVSLLTPMEVCADWLDWDLGVHGVYVRLEGGASATFLPEVAPAQGWTKAETIERVIRKAGWTAPITDTVLRHATLLRYTSTHATVTYDEYMLYTR; encoded by the coding sequence TGAGGGAGGCGGACAGGCGGCATGCCCTCTTCTGCTTTGGCGTGCTGAgggcggcgctgggctTGTGTGCGATGCCgggcgatgacgagctgccgGACGAGTGCGTGCGGCTGTTTGTGTCGTGGCACTTGGTCACGGACGGCGCGCGTCATTTGCGTGGGTGTATCGGGACGTTCGAGCCGCAGCCGCTCGCACAGGGCCTGCGTGCCTACGCGATCCGGTCGGCATGCCACGACAAGCGCTTTCCGCCGATCTGCGCAGCTGAGCTGGAGCGTCTGGCGTGCACGGTGAGCCTCCTGACGCCCATGGAGGTGTGTGCAGACTGGCTGGACTGGGATCtgggcgtgcatggcgtgTACGTCCGCCTGGAGGGCggagcgagcgcgacgtTCCTGCCAGAGGTCGCACCGGCGCAGGGCTGGACGAAGGCCGAGAcgatcgagcgcgtgaTCCGCAAGGCCGGGTGGACGGCGCCCATTACAGACACCGTGCTGCGGCACGCGACGCTCCTGCGGTACACGTCCACGCATGCGACGGTGACGTACGATGAATACATGCTATACACTAGGTAG
- a CDS encoding phospholipid-binding protein that interacts with both Ypt7p and Vps33p — protein MDPVVAGSSSDVYAPSVGTSGTRPTLYIRRADVSASLESYKRLLDATKAYTAAMSHMSEASADLAAALQDCSTLKGAHASGASLQAAGGLHYLKSNYEQILCDTIWKECSIPLLSHLDAYRQSVQERQQSHEVSMEEHKRVLKSIEAQYHKSGSRHARDLQSFRTMLTELQDKVNEMEDTKAQHYMDVLQNEEHTWDLVAQNVLLLVRAQVDMADRLSSKAVQDPVLESLMAHMPDPFQSYGPPKRENELFSILQPTDASPTAPSPGLPRSDTSLFPEPDAAPEERSLASRPSIHHLFGYAAPT, from the coding sequence ATGGACCCGGTGGTGGcaggctcgtcgtcggacgtGTATGCCCCGTCGGTGGGCACGTCAGGCACGCGGCCCACCTTGTATATCCGCCGAGCGGATGTGAGTGCATCGCTGGAGTCCTACAAGCGCCTGCTTGACGCTACCAAGGCGTACAcggcggccatgtcgcacaTGTCGGAGGCGTCGGCGGACCTAGCCGCTGCGTTGCAGGACTGCTCGACGCTCAAGGGCGCGCACGCGTCCGGCGCGTCTTTGCAGGCGGCCGGTGGTCTGCACTACCTCAAGTCGAACTATGAGCAGATTCTATGCGACACGATTTGGAAAGAGTGTTCGATTCCCCTCCTGAGCCACTTGGACGCGTACCGCCAGTCGGTCCAGGAGCGGCAGCAGTCGCACGAGGTGTCGATGGAGGAGCACAAGCGTGTGCTGAAGAGTATCGAGGCGCAGTACCACAAGAGCGGCTCTCGGCACGCCCGCGATCTGCAGAGCTTTCGCACGATGCTCACCGAGTTGCAGGACAAGGTGAATGAGATGGAAGATACCAAGGCGCAGCACTATATGGACGTGCTGCAGAACGAGGAGCATACCTGGGACCTCGTCGCCCAAAATGTCCTGCTTCTCGTCCGCGCCCAGGTCGATATGGCCGATCGACTCTCGTCCAAAGCCGTCCAAGACCCAgtgctcgagtcgctcatGGCCCACATGCCCGACCCATTCCAGTCGTACGGTCCCCCAAAGCGCGAGAACGAGCTCTTTTCCATCCTACAACCCACGGACGCGTcaccgacggcgccgtcgcccgGCCTCCCGCGCTCGGACACGAGCCTCTTTCCCGAGCccgacgcggcgcccgAGGAGCGATCGCTGGCGTCACGACCCTCGATCCATCACCTGTTCGGCTACGCAGCGCCTACCTAG
- a CDS encoding myosin regulatory light chain cdc4, whose amino-acid sequence MADSEIKEAFSLFDKKGSGTILSENLGDLLRALGQNPTQAEVASLASNAPAEIDFPTFTNILNRPNGFKPAGTPEEFIRGFQVFDKDGTGHIGVGELRYVLTSLGEKLSDEEVDELLKGVTVGEDGNINYEAFVRQILSQ is encoded by the exons ATG GCGGATTCAGAAATCAAGGAGGCTTTTTCGCTGTTTGACAAGAAGGGATCAGGCACGATTCTGAGTGAGAATCTCGGCGAcctgctgcgtgcgctcggccaGAACCCGACGCAGGCCGAGGTGGCGAGCCTCGCGTCGAATGCTCCCGCGGAGA TCGATTTCCCTACATTCACCAACATCTTGAACCGGCCCAACGGATTCAAGCCAGCGGGCACGCCGGAGGAGTTTATCCGCGGATTCCAGGTGTTTGACAAGGACGGCACAGGCCACAttggcgtcggcgagctgcgctACGTCCTCACGAGCCTGGGCGAGAAGCTCTCGGACGAAGAAgtcgacgagctcctcAAAGGCGTCACGGTCGGAGA GGATGGCAACATCAACTACGAGGCCTTTGTGCGCCAAATTCTCTCGCAGTAA
- a CDS encoding small subunit ribosomal protein S25e — MPPKKSAIAAAASKTGKKKKWSKGKVKDKAQNAVYLDKVLYERVIKEVPTFKMITPSVLIDRLKINGSLARLAIRHFEREGQIKPVIHHNGQLVYTRNSD, encoded by the exons ATGCCTCCTAAGAAGTCTGCCATCGCGGCTGCGGCCTCCAAGACGggcaagaagaagaagtgGTCCAAGGGCAAGGTCAAGGACAAGGCCCAGAACGCCGTGTACCTCGACAAGGTGCTGTACGAGCGTGTGATCAAGGAAGTGCCCACGTTCAAGATGATCACGCCCAGTGTGCTCATCGACCGTTTGAAGATCAACGGCTCGCTGGCTCGCCTGGCGATCCGCCACTTTGAGCGTGAGGGCCAGATCAAGCCTGTGATCCACCACAACGGCCAGCTCGTGTACA CTCGTAACAGTGACTAG
- a CDS encoding 40S ribosomal protein S25, with product MAVIEEVDEDSVSLLRVKEDMLRRRGAQLTTEGDDAPAWHDSDDEDDGPMLEEDTAQWLYEEVEDAKLPDSVAFVLDLVSWSIPFVFAFELLNLLVQKQYNHETTVLDEIRTLLSRIPPLILLIAWNLREKRRWLTQAVMFVLGTVAGCYMAYLVNQASFQRAMARAPAVGTLWFLAIVRLDLTACVFSLLLFAAYVWGAGYRLVL from the exons ATGGCCGTGATCGAGGAAGTCGATGAAGATAGTGTCTCTTTGCTTCGAGTAAAAGAGGACATGCTGCGGCGAAGAGGTGCTCAGCTCACAACCGAGGGGGACGACGCTCCGGCGTGGCACGATTcagacgacgaagacgatggCCCCATGCTCGAGGAAGACACGGCGCAGTGGCTGTATGAGGAGGTGGAAGACGCCAAACTCCCTGACTCGGTGGCGTTTGTACTCGATCTCGTGTCGTGGAGCATCCCCTTCGTTTTCGCTTTTGAGCTGCTGAATCTTCTCGTTCAGAAGCAATACAACCATGAGACGACGGTGCTGGACGAGATCCGCACCCTCCTATCCCGTATACCCC CTCTCATCCTACTGATCGCATGGA ACCTACGAGAAAAGCGACGCTGGCTCACACAGGCCGTCATGTTTGTGCTAGGCACTGTGGCAGGATGCTACATGGCTTACTTGGTGAATCAG GCTTCGTTCcagcgtgccatggcacgTGCACCGGCGGTCGGTACCCTGTGGTTCCTGGCGATTGTGCGCTTGGACCTCACGGCCTGCGTGTTTAGTCTGCTGCTGTTCGCCGCCTACGTCTGGGGCGCTGGGTATCGCCTCGTTCTATAG
- a CDS encoding F-type H+-transporting ATPase subunit d, whose product MASKAAAVNFHKILSSGIGKETGAQLAAFRKRSEEARRALNQLKAQPVTVDFAAYKGVLKNQAVVSQAEKIVNEFKPVTYDVSAQVKAIESFESVAVKQAQESSAKLEAELKDLKETLSNIEGARPFDQLSVADVIAARPEIGKTVDEMVKKGKWTVPGYHEKFGNLAVM is encoded by the exons ATGGCTTCGAAGGCAGCTGCCGTGAACTTCCACAAGATCCTGTCGTCGGGCATCGGTAAGGAGACGGGCGCCCAGCTCGCTGCTTTCCGTAAGCGCAGCGAGGAGGCTCGTCGCGCCCTGAACCAGCTCAAGGCGCAGCCCGTGACGGTGGACTTTGCCGCCTACAAGGGTGTGCTCAAG AACCAGGCTGTGGTTTCGCAGGCGGAAAAGATTGTGAACGAGTTCAAGCCCGTGACCTACGATGTGAGCGCGCAGGTCAAGGCGATTGAGTCGTTCGAGTCTGTGGCG GTgaagcaggcgcaggaGAGCTCTGCGAAGCTCGAGGCTGAGCTCAAGGATCTGAAGGAGACGCTGAGCAACATCGAGGGTGCTCGTCCATTCGACCAGCTCTCTGTCGCCGACGTGATTGCCGCCCGCCCCGAGATTGGCAAGACGGTCGACGAGATGGTCAAGAAGGGCAAGTGGACCGTGCCTGGCTACCACGAGAAGTTTGGCAACCTGGCCGTTATGTAA
- a CDS encoding cAMP-dependent protein kinase regulator, producing MCGLFQDPFGGANCAVEDASYDCPIPEGINLGRRTSVSAESMTSTQVQPQDVACFPKTESQEARLLSALRMNVLFQQMEPEIGSTLVQAMREKHVPKGGIVIKQGDDGKYCYVTESGTLDVYVQPPGTPADVALAAPSDQLGTKVLTYGPGAAFGELALMYMQPRAASVVATSDCVLWALDRVTFRSVLAHADIQHRLMLGAFMRQVPLLQHLREDERARVSDAIHLVDYRAGEVVLREGDIGTQFFMVVYGLAEVTKADDKEHPVTLLQRGDYFGELALLRRAPRAATVTASERSPDGVLRVAVLEEDAFTRLLGPLSDIMNRHAETHYGATPAGASTTAEPANHTSSPRSTSNDGGAGL from the coding sequence ATGTGCGGCCTGTTTCAGGATCCGTTTGGTGGGGCGAATTGTGCGGTAGAAGATGCGTCATACGACTGCCCGATCCCGGAGGGTATCAATCTGGGCCGGCGAACGTCCGTATCGGCGGAAAGTATGACGTCGACGCAGGTCCAGCCACAGGATGTGGCCTGTTTCCCCAAAACAGAGAGCCAAGAGGCCCGCTTGCTCTCCGCGCTGCGTATGAATGTGCTGTTCCAGCAAATGGAGCCGGAGATTGGGTCGACGCTGGTGCAGGCGATGCGTGAGAAGCATGTCCCGAAGGGCGGCATTGTGATCAAGCAGGGCGACGACGGCAAGTATTGCTACGTGACAGagagcggcacgctcgatgTGTACGTGCAGCCGCCCGGTACGCCTGCTGACGTTGCGCTCGCGGCACCGAGCGACCAGCTGGGCACCAAGGTGCTGACATACGGCCCTGGTGCGGCGTTCGGCGAGTTGGCTCTGATGTACATGCAGCCACGAGCCGCCTCGGTCGTGGCCACGTCCGACTGCGTGCTGTGGGCCCTGGACCGTGTTACCTTTCGCTCCGTTCTGGCGCACGCCGATATCCAGCACCGGCTGATGCTGGGTGCGTTCATGCGCCAGGTGCCGTTGTTGCAGCATCTCCGTGAGGACGAGCGGGCTCGTGTATCCGATGCGATTCATCTGGTGGACTACCGCGCGGGCGAGGTGGTCTTGCGGGAGGGCGACATTGGCACGCAATTTTTCATGGTCGTGTACGGCTTGGCCGAAGTGACCAAGGCGGACGACAAGGAGCATCCCGTCACACTGCTGCAGCGTGGCGACTACTTTGGTGAGCTCGCACTGCTCCGCCGAGCACCGCGTGCCGCCACCGTTACGGCCAGTGAGCGCTCGCCTgacggcgtgctgcgtgtggCTGTGCTGGAAGAAGATGCGTTCACACGGCTGTTGGGTCCTCTATCCGACATCATGAACCGACATGCCGAGACACACTATGGCGCTACGCCGGCAGgggcgtcgacgacggccgAGCCCGCGAACCATACATCTTCACCGCGATCCACGTCCAACGACGGAGGAGCGGGGCTGTAG
- a CDS encoding aspartyl-tRNA synthetase gives MVMVAIGRGTSDVLCASGHESRQLPYYAITTTRHTSSRDILHRVLAWPVLVGGRCAMRRLAGWPGLWRFVSRRARGPSPRYSSSSASSHATLSTARWPTQAPTHACGRLRPEHADHRVVLAGWMLAPRKISRKLAFIPLQDVSGTVQLVVTDPELVDAMSNVPVESVVCVHGSVQGRSQGAVNEAMRTGAIEVRVDAWELLNAAASKLPFYPTQCHDAASLPNEALRAKHRYLDLRRPTLASHIRERSRIMHAARSFLHECDFTEVETPILLRSTPEGAREFLVPTRGTQPQFYALQQSPQQPKQLLMVSGVTDRYFQFAKCFRDEDGRKDRQPEFTQIDMEMSFVTGRGDEPAWPLGGTEVRRVTEGLVRAMWDASSAATTLPTPFPVLSYEHVMSVYGSDKPDTRFGLQIENLLPKGASEALDVLVVPHYTSCQLSARQKEALLQDKSGTGRLPIEHFKARRSAPQALAERLWTKSHHVRGWQPHWGCAEALGAVLHGVMERANAFRDAAPLPREDTCDVYVARRALPIQGGSTPMGDLRLRWAEALPLACAEPQILWVTQFPLFTRADDDKAEMAHGRWSASHHPFTAPLADDVPRLYQALACEDASERDALLSTIHGQHYDLVLNGAEIGGGSVRIHDAHLQRTMLEQVLALTPHETARFDHLLRALASGAPPHAGLALGFDRFMAIVCDTSSIRDVIAFPKSGAGIDPLFSSPAPLDDAEQRTQLAMYSLQPRSSVVGRGSR, from the coding sequence ATGGTCATGGTGGCAATAGGCCGGGGCACAAGTGACGTGTTGTGCGCCTCGGGACACGAGTCTCGCCAGCTGCCCTATTACGCAATCACAACGACGCGTCACACatcatcacgtgacataTTACATAGGGTCTTGGCATGGCCTGTGCTGGTCGGTGGCCGTTGCGCTATGAGGCGACTGGCAGGGTGGCCTGGGCTGTGGCGATTCGTCTCGCGgcgagctcgagggccATCACCGCGATACTCCtcatcgagcgcgtcgtctcATGCCACGCTGAGTACAgcgcgctggccgacgcaggcgccgacgcatgcatGTGGCCGCCTTCGTCCTGAGCATGCAGATCaccgcgtcgtgctggctGGCTGGATGCTTGCACCGCGTAAGATCTCTCGAAAGCTGGCATTCATTCCTTTACAGGATGTGTCAGGCACcgtccagctcgtcgtgacgGACCCCGAGCTCGTAGACGCCATGTCCAACGTGCCTGTGGAAAGTGTCGTATGTGTACATGGCTCCGTCCAGGGACGCTCGCAAGGCGCGGTCAACGAAGCCATGCGCACGGGCGCCATCGAGGTGCGTGTTGATGCGTGGGAACTACTGAATGCCGCTGCATCCAAGCTGCCGTTCTATCCCACGCAGTGCCACGATGCCGCCTCGCTACCGAACGAGGCCCTACGTGCGAAGCACCGCTACCTCGATCTCCGCCGACCCACATTGGCCTCGCACATCCGCGAGCGGAGCCGTATCATGCATGCTGCGCGTTCCTTCTTGCATGAGTGCGATTTCACGGAAGTCGAGACACCCATTctgctgcgctcgacgccTGAAGGCGCGCGGGAATTCCtggtgccgacgcgcgGTACACAGCCCCAGTTTtatgcgctgcagcagtCGCCACAGCAGCccaagcagctgctgatGGTGTCGGGCGTCACTGACCGCTACTTTCAGTTTGCCAAGTGCTTCCGCGACGAGGATGGACGAAAGGACCGGCAGCCGGAATTCACCCAGATTGATATGGAGATGAGCTTTGTGACGGGCCGTGGCGACGAGCCCGCCTGGCCACTCGGCGGCACAGaggtgcggcgcgtcacTGAAGgcctcgtgcgtgccatgtgggatgcgtcgtcggcggcaacgacgctgccgacgcCTTTCCCCGTCCTGTCGTACGAACACGTCATGTCGGTGTACGGCTCCGATAAGCCAGATACCCGCTTTGGACTGCAGATCGAGAATCTGCTGCCGAAGGGCGCCTCAGAGGCActggatgtgctcgtgGTGCCCCACTATACCTCGTGCCAGCTCTCTGCACGGCAAAAAGAGGCCCTGTTGCAGGACAAGAGCGGCACGGGACGCTTGCCCATCGAGCACTTcaaggcgcgtcgcagcgcgcccCAAGccctcgccgagcgcctgTGGACCAAGTCGCACCACGTGCGAGGCTGGCAGCCTCACTGGGGCTGTGCCGAGGCCCTGGGCGCGGTACTGCACGGCGTGATGGAGCGGGCGAATGCGTTCCGCGATGCGGCTCCGTTGCCGCGCGAAGACACATGTGACGTGTAcgtggcgcggcgtgcccTGCCGATCCAGGGCGGCAGCACACCGATGGGCGATCTGCGCTTGCGGTGGGCCGAGGCGCTTCCGCTAGCATGCGCTGAGCCGCAGATCCTGTGGGTGACGCAGTTCCCGCTGTTTACGCGCGCAGACGATGACAAGGCGGAgatggcgcatggccgctGGAGTGCCTCGCACCATCCGTtcacggcgccgctggccgacgatgtgccgcgGCTGTACCAGGCCCTGGCCTGTGAGGACGCGTCGGAGCGCGATGCGTTGTTGTCGACGATTCACGGGCAGCACTATGATCTCGTGCTCAACGGCGCGGAGATTGGCGGCGGAAGCGTGCGTATTCACGACGCACACTtgcagcgcacgatgctcgagcaggtcctGGCCCTGACACCGCACGAAACGGCGCGGTTTGACCACCTGCTACGGGCCCTGGCCAGCGGTGCGCCGCCCCACGCCGGCCTGGCGCTTGGCTTCGATCGATTCATGGCGATCGTGTGCGACACGTCGTCAATTCGCGACGTGATCGCCTTCCCCAAGTCCGGTGCAGGCATCGACCCACTGTTTTCCAGtccggcgccgctggacgacgcCGAACAACGCACACAGCTTGCTATGTACAGCCTACAGCCCCGCTCCTCCGTCGTTGGACGTGGATCGCGGTGA
- a CDS encoding Tol-Pal system protein YbgF, translating into MTMTNPVQDVSNKALDAEKGVENKVPQEVTDTVKQGASELTSSEKEKPSTEQERPNNVTSPVASDAKAAAPESAPTAAPSTQEPAIDAGERVTEHTTVYTEATPQVLESENHHVVTESVPITHTSIPDYNERATAAPPIVGSDLYSILRDSSQQRSMDYTKTQTAAPTASGAVQSGVPSYLQNSSQVPATSTAAAVPAPKSLEQFEPTDEQAWSVRGPASSVQSRGPADLAKNTSASTAGAAAGAGTGGVASQVGKSGEAVQGAQNKLGESAKEVGGKPGNALEGAKDKVGDVSKKPGDVAQQAESKAGDVKKQGTDAVDEAKKAGKTQKKGLLQKIKKALKIGKDYK; encoded by the coding sequence ATGACCATGACCAACCCTGTGCAAGATGTGTCGAACAAAGCCCTCGATGCCGAGAAGGGCGTCGAGAACAAGGTGCCCCAAGAAGTGACTGATACGGTCAAGCAGGGCGCTAGTGAGCTGACGAGCTCGGAGAAGGAGAAGCCGTCCACGGAGCAAGAACGCCCGAACAACGTGACCAGCCCCGTGGCCAGTGACGCCaaggcggccgcgccggaAAGCGCGCCCACAGCTGCGCCAAGCACGCAAGAGCCTGCCATCGACGCGGGTGAGCGTGTGACGGAGCACACGACGGTGTACACCGAGGCCACGCCTCAGGTCCTCGAGTCGGAGAACCACCACGTCGTGACGGAGTCGGTGCCTATCACCCACACGAGCATCCCTGACTACAACGAGCGTGCGACGGCTGCGCCCCCGATTGTGGGATCGGATCTCTACTCGATCCTCCGCGACTCGAGCCAGCAGCGCTCGATGGACTACACCAAGACTCAGACAGCTGCTCCTACGGCGTCCGGTGCGGTGCAGAGTGGCGTGCCCTCTTACCTCCAAAACTCGTCTCAAGTGCCTGCTACttcgacggcggccgctgTGCCGGCTCCAAAGAGCCTCGAGCAGTTTGAGCCCACGGACGAGCAGGCCTGGTCGGTGCGTGGTCCCGCTTCGTCGGTCCAGTCGCGTGGTCCCGCTGACCTGGCGAAGAacacgagcgccagcacggctggtgctgctgctggcgcgGGCACCGGCGGTGTTGCTAGCCAGGTCGGCAAGTCCGGCGAGGCTGTCCAAGGTGCGCAAAACAAGCTCGGTGAGTCGGCCAAGGAAGTGGGTGGCAAGCCTGGCAACGCTCTCGAGGGCGCCAAGGACAAGGTGGGCGACGTGAGCAAGAAGCCTGGTGACGTGGCCCAGCAGGCTGAGAGCAAGGCTGGCGACGTCAAGAAGCAGGGCACGGATGctgtcgacgaggccaagAAGGCTGGCAAGACCCAGAAGAAGGGCCTGCTCCAGAAAATCAAGAAGGCGCTCAAAATCGGCAAGGACTACAAGTAA
- a CDS encoding Shwachman-Bodian-Diamond syndrome (SBDS) protein, which produces MSSNQLTRVIYKADPMSTDEYIVIVNPEAYVSWRNGDKTIPLADVVESFQIMTSGQGQQGIMGQVSKQQLHAVFGTTKEDEAIVKLLEQGTMQAGSLKPNDKSSRNSSN; this is translated from the coding sequence ATGTCCAGTAACCAACTCACCCGCGTGATCTACAAGGCCGACCCCATGTCGACAGACGAGTAcatcgtcatcgtcaaTCCCGAGGCGTACGTGTCGTGGCGCAACGGCGACAAGACCATCccgctcgccgacgtcgtcgaaAGTTTCCAGATCATGACCTCCGGCCAGGGCCAGCAGGGCATCATGGGCCAGGTGTCgaagcagcagctccatgCCGTGTTTGGCACCACAAAGGAGGACGAGGCTATCGTcaagctcctcgagcaAGGCACGATGCAGGCCGGAAGCCTGAAGCCCAACGACAAGTCGAGTCGCAACTCGAGCAACTAA
- a CDS encoding pleiotropic regulator 1 → MAEAQRAALSDLAERHAKRSRTILQHFHAQAPDYADVTRAHLASKMHSDYQQALVLPEVIQARQGPAPPIPSKPTELSGMLDEMEVQRGLAKQHAPSSAVALRPAAAAKATPASASHLQTALMRPEEAVHDTGRSMLNSALIRKKELAQQQVKPAYHAPWKLMRVMSGHLGWVRCVAVDPHNQWFATGAGDRIIKIWDMASGELKLSLTGHISPVRGLAVSHRHPYLFSAGEDKLVKCWDLETNKVVRQYYGHLSGIYALSLHPTLDVLVTAGRDASARVWDMRTKTQIHVLGGHRGTVASVACQEGDPQVITGSMDATIKLWDLAAGRCVTTLTHHKKSVRALALPPHEFTFASGSAGGHNIKRWRCPEGTLMTNMTHEGIVNTLSCNADGVLFSGADDGSMQLFDYATGVPFQSMRDTVQPGSLDAEAGVFCSAFDQTGTRLITGCADKTIKIYRET, encoded by the exons aTGGCAGAGGCGCAGCGAGCGGCGCTCTCCGATCTGGCGGAGCGGCATGCGAAGCGCAGCCGCACTATTTTGCAGCATTTTCATGCACAGGCACCGGACTATGCCGACGTGACGCGAGCGCACTTGGCGTCCAAGATGCACTCGGACTaccagcaggcgctcgtccttCCTGAGGTCATTCAGGCGCGGCAAGGCCCAGCGCCCCCTATACCATCCAAGCCTACGGAGCTTTCTGGGATGCTGGACGAGATGGAGGTGCAGCGTGGCCTAGCGAAGCAGCACGCACCGTCTTCAGCCGTGGCTTTACGGCCTGCTGCGGCAGCCAAAgcgacgccggcgtcggcgtcgcaCTTGCAGACAGCGCTGATGCGGCCTGAAGAGGCTGTGCATGATACCGGGCGATCGATGCTGAATAGTGCGCTGATCCGCAAGAAGGAGCtagcgcagcagcaggtgAAGCCGGCGTACCATGCGCCGTGGAAGCTGATGCGTGTCATGTCGGGTCATCTCGGCTGGGTGCGGTGCGTAGCTGTGGACCCGCACAATCAGTGGTTCGCGACGGGGGCGGGCGACCGCATTATCAAGATCTGGGACATGGCGTCGGGTGAGCTGAAGCTGTCGCTGACGGGCCACATTTCGCCTGTGCGTGGCCTGGCCGTCAGTCACCGGCATCCGTATCTGTTTTCGGCGGGCGAGGACAAGCTTGTCAAGTGCTGGGACCTGGAGACGAACAAGGTCGTGCGGCAGTACTATGGCCACCTGTCTGGTATCTATGCGCTGAGTCTGCACCCGAcgctcgacgtgctggTGACGGCGGGACGggatgcgtcggcgcgtgTGTGGGACATGCGGACGAAGACGCAGATCCACGTGCTGGGTGGGCACCGCGGCACGGTGGCGAGCGTGGCGTGTCAGGAGGGTGATCCGCAGGTGATTACGGGCAGTATGGACGCCACGATCAAGCTGTGGGACCTGGCGGCGGGGCGGTGTGTGACGACGTTGACGCATCACAAAAAGTCGGTCCGAGCCCTGGCGCTGCCTCCGCACGAGTTTACGTTTGCGTCCGGCTCGGCGGGGGGCCACAACATCAAGCGGTGGCGGTGTCCGGAGGGCACGCTGATGACGAACATGACGCATGAGGGCATTGTGAATACGCTGTCGTGCAATGCGGACGGCGTCTTGTTTTCCGGGGCGGACGATGGGTCGATGCAGCTGTTTGACTATGCGACGGGTGTGCCGTTCCagtcgatgcgcgacacggTGCAGCCCGGCtcgctcgatgccgaggcgggCGTGTTCTGCTCGGCGTTTGACCAGACAGGCACGCGCCTGATCACGGGCTGTGCGGACAAGA CGATCAAGATCTACCGCGAGAcatga